AGCTTTGGAGCAAAATTTAAGCGCGAAGATACTGGCCGGCTCGGTAAATTTAAGCGCCCAAGCGCACCAAGAGCCGGGCGGCCAAACCGGCGCCGCGAAAACTCCAAGTCCCGCCTATGAGGCATTTTTAGCCAAAATTTACGACCGCAGCTTTGATCTTGGCGAGTGTTTTAAAAACTGCATCGAGTTTTTGGACTTTTCGGGCGGCTGCATGAGTCTGGCCTCAAGCGCGGCCGGCGAGGATCAGAGGCGGCTTCGCGAGAGCTCGAAGGTGATTTTGCAGATTTTGCGCAGTCTTTTCGGCGAGAGCGCAAAGATAAAGATAACTCCCAAGCAAAGCTCGGATGTAGGGGTGCAAGAGCAAAAAGAAGCGGCAAATTTGGATGACGAGCGCGGCGGTGCGGCGAAATCCGAGGCCGATGAGGCGACGCCAAACCAGGCTGGCTCCAAATTTGACTCGGACGACGCGCAAGAAAATTTAAGCCAAAACTCCCAAGCCCAGCCCTCAAATTTGACCGGAAATTTGTTTGCAAACGGTAGCGAGGAGAGGACGGCTATGCTCTCGGAGCAAAATTTGGGCGCCGAATTTAAAAACGGCGAGAAGGATGAGCAAGCAGAAATTTTGACGCCGCAAACGCAAACGGTAAATGACTCGGCTCCGAGCGCGCAAACTAATAGCGACTTGCTACGCGACGAAACCGAGACCTTAAATTTAAACGAAGACGCGGCAAATTTGACGCAAAGCTCGCAAACGCAGGCTGGTTTAAATCAATCGACCGAGCCTAAATTTGCACCCGATTTTGAGAGTATGCGCGACGATACGCATGATTTTCATGAGGCGTATTCGCTGAAATTTAAGACCGATGACGGCGCTATAGCGGGGGCGGATCTGGCGTTTTTAGACGACGAACTAAGGCGGCTCGAGAGCCAAAATGCCGCAAAAACGGAGCAAAAACCAAGCGGCGCCGCTAAATTTAACCAAAACAGTGCGCCACAAACGGCAAGCTTTGGCGAGCCGCCGTTTGATCCGGACGACGTGAGCGAGATGTTTGGCGAGGCGGCGGACTATGAGGGTATCGGCATGCTCTTTGAGCAGGATGCGAGCAAGCCTGCAAATGCCAAAAGGCAAAATTTAGATACAGCAAATTCAGTCGGCGACGAGTTGCAAAGCGAAGTAAATTTTGACGACTCGCTCTCAAACGAGGCAAATTTGAACGCTCAAAATCCTACGCCAAATTTGAACGCAAAAACTCAAGCCGATCCTAAGGCAGCAAAAAATCAAGCGGTTTTAAAAGAAGCTAAACGACTATTTGGAGAGCCTGAAGTTTTGGATATTTGACGATATGCACGGCACCGCAACACTTCTAATCGCACTCATTTTTCTAATCGTAAGCTTTTTTGTCGCCCTAATCGCCCCCAAAGGTAAACGCAAACTGCTTTGGCTTTTTGTTTGGTTTATGGTATTTTTCGCAGACGGGTTTATAACCTCGGCTATTTTTCATTACTACGGAAATTTATACGGAAAGATAAACATCCACGAGAAGCCAACTAGTAGAGGATATTATGCAGGGGAAAGAGAAATAGTCGAATGGAATAGAAGCGGTTTTCCTTTGATAGATCACACTAGTTGGTTAAATTTCCCCATAAATACGACTGATGCGAATTTCATATCTTTGATAAACGGCTACGTAAATTTTATAGACTACAAAGAAAAAAGCGAAAACCCTGTCACAAACGGTAAATATTTTAGAATTTATCTGGATGACTATACTGCAAAAGAGTGCTTTTTATCAGCCAAGTTAAGCACAAGAGGCTTTTTAAAGAGTATCCCGATAACGTATGAAGAATTAAATATATTTTTTAATCAACTGCAATCAAATAATGAAAGCGAGGATAAAATAATCAGAGAGATAAAATCGTTACTCGATGATAGAAACGCCTCGACGATAGATATAAAACCGTCTAAAATATTAAGCTACATAAAATACAATATAAAAGATCTCAAGCAAATTTACAAAGACAAATGCGTAGCTCGCAAAGAAATCAATGAAGATGAGATAGCGTCTGTCGAGCTCGTAGTGGAAGATTCGTATCATCTCTTAGAACAAAAGCCCGATATAAAAACTATGTTTGATAAGATAATAGACATGGGATTTAACTACGGCGGACTAATAAAAGACAGAAATACGGGCAAGATACTAGCCGACAATACATATATCTACGAATTCTACCACTCTTGGCTGATTCAGGCCCTCACTAACGCTTTGGGTCCGGAATCCGGCGGTTCGTTTTGGATGTGCAATAAAAACAAGACTACCTCGATAGAAAAATGTAATCAAAAAATGATAGAGGAATTCTTTAAAAGCAGCGGGCGGTAAAATTTGTATATCCGTCGCGGCGATAAAAGTATGACACGCTCGGCGGCGCAGTAAATTTTAAACAAAAAAACAAAGCGCGCATAAAGGCGGCTAGTCTCGTAAATTTAGCGTAAGATACAAGAAGCTACGGACGACGAAAGCTAAAGCAAATTTAAAAAGCCGCGTTAAATTTTGACACTTAGATAGTCCGCCGTCGCAGACGTAAATTTAAGCGGAGAGGGTTTAGTAAATTTATAAATTTTAGAGAGTTTTAAAACAAGTCGGCGAGCCAAACGACTCGCGCGCAAGATCAAGATGAACTGTCGAATTTAGCCCAAAGGGCGCAAATTTACGACTCGTTTAATATCGAAAGCAACTCTTTGTTATCCTTGGTTTTTAGCATCTTGGCGTATAAAAACTTAAGCGCCTCTACATCGTCCATCGTCGCGATCGCCGAGCGGATAGCCCAGATCTTTTGCAGTTCGTCCGATTTTTGTAGTAGTTCTTCTTTTCTGGTGCCTGATTTTAGTACGTTGATGGCAGGGTAAATTCGGCGGTCTGAAATGTTGCGATCAAGGACGATTTCGCTGTTGCCCGTGCCTTTAAACTCCTCAAAAATTACCTCGTCCATACGCGAGCCCGTGTCGATGAGCGCGGTGGCGATGATAGTGAGACTGCCGCCGTGTTCGATGTTTCGCGCCGCGCCGAAAAAGCGCTTAGGTTTATGCAGGGCGTTTGCGTCCACGCCGCCGGTTAGTACCTTGCCGCTTGGCGGAGTTACGGTGTTATACGCGCGCGCTAGGCGGGTGATGCTATCAAGCAGGATGATGACGTCCTTGCCCATTTCTACGAGGCGTTTGGCCTTTTCGATGACGAGCTCGGCGACGCGCACGTGATTCATCGCAGGCAGGTCAAACGTCGAGCTAAACACTTCGCCCTTTACGCAGCGCTGCATGTCGGTGACCTCTTCGGGACGCTCGTCCACGAGCAAGACCATGAGATGCGACTCGGGGTGGTTGCGCGCGATGCCGTGGGCTAGCTCTTTCATGAGCTCGGTTTTACCGCTTCTAGGCGGGGCGACGATGAGGCCGCGCTGACCCTTACCAAGAGGCGTAAAGAGATCGAGTACGCGGCCCGTTAGCTTCATCGGATCATATTCGAGGCGAAGTTTTTCCGTCGGGAAAAGCGGCGTTAGGTTGTCAAATAGCGGGCGCTCCTTAGCCTCGATTAGCGGCATATAGTTTAGCGCTTCGATTTTTAGTAGGGCGTAGTATTTTTCCTGATCTTTGGGTTCGCGTACTTGACCCGTCACGATGTCGCCCACGCGCAGGGCAAATTTGCGAATTTGAGAGTTTGAGACGTAGGCGTCGTTTGAGCTGTCGCTGATGTTTGCGTCTACGGCTCTTAAAAAGCCGTAGCCGTCGGGCATAATCTCTAAAATGCCCGTAAAAAGTATAAATCCGCCTTGTTTGGTTTGGGCTTTTAGTATCTCAAATATCAAATCCTGCCTGCGAAATTCGCGCGGATTTTCGACGCCGACGCTGTTTGCTATCTGCACTAGCTCGTCTAAGCTTAGCATTCTTAGTTCTTCGATTTTGTGGCCGTCGACGGGGATATGAGTGCGCGAGTTTTGGTGTTTTTTCGTGGTTTTTTGACTTTCCTGCACGGAATTTGCAGGCTGGGTCGCGTTATTTTCCATTGTGTCCTCTTTAAAATTACGGAATAATTTTGTAGATAAATTTAAGTTTCAAAAGAAGTTTTTGAAAGTCGCATTTTATAAAATTTTGGCTTTGATGTCAAGAAGCGGTATAATACGCCAAAAATGAAAAGGAATCTCAATATGATGGATTTTAAAGACGGCAAGCGCGAAAAAACGATCATAAAAACCGCGCTTATCGGCATAGTTACGAATTTTTTCTTAGCCGCGGCGAAAATTTTATCGCCATGGTCTCAAACTCGGTCGCGCTGATATCAGACGCCGTAAATAACCTTAGCGATGCAGGCTCAAGTATCATCACGATATTTGGC
The uncultured Campylobacter sp. DNA segment above includes these coding regions:
- a CDS encoding DNA polymerase III subunit gamma/tau — protein: MQALALRYRPRNFSELVGQEAVSTSLTHALDENRLTHAYLFSGLRGSGKTSSARIFSKALVCDRGPTSQPCEQCANCIAANEGRHIDIIEMDAASHRGIDDIKGLIEQTKYAPAIARFKIFIIDEVHMLSTPAFNALLKTLEEPPPYVKFILATTDPLKLPATVLSRTQHFRFRQISRPDVVAHLDSILNRENVPHEKEALEILARSGAGSLRDTLTLLDQAIIYAKGELTQSAVAQMLGLLDPQRIEEILSLVMSGDKSAVSSAVAQLESYDAEMVIDEITANLKANFLAQSPKYSLLLYERFFRILSQARSMLSVSSDGGFVLGVMLFMMIEAINLKSIDEIIAVDAREKFADSQARSADFSASCAASNFASGRGEAARFKAPAQAGQISPSADGSNLTGANAAKLASQNDAALEQNLSAKILAGSVNLSAQAHQEPGGQTGAAKTPSPAYEAFLAKIYDRSFDLGECFKNCIEFLDFSGGCMSLASSAAGEDQRRLRESSKVILQILRSLFGESAKIKITPKQSSDVGVQEQKEAANLDDERGGAAKSEADEATPNQAGSKFDSDDAQENLSQNSQAQPSNLTGNLFANGSEERTAMLSEQNLGAEFKNGEKDEQAEILTPQTQTVNDSAPSAQTNSDLLRDETETLNLNEDAANLTQSSQTQAGLNQSTEPKFAPDFESMRDDTHDFHEAYSLKFKTDDGAIAGADLAFLDDELRRLESQNAAKTEQKPSGAAKFNQNSAPQTASFGEPPFDPDDVSEMFGEAADYEGIGMLFEQDASKPANAKRQNLDTANSVGDELQSEVNFDDSLSNEANLNAQNPTPNLNAKTQADPKAAKNQAVLKEAKRLFGEPEVLDI
- the rho gene encoding transcription termination factor Rho yields the protein MENNATQPANSVQESQKTTKKHQNSRTHIPVDGHKIEELRMLSLDELVQIANSVGVENPREFRRQDLIFEILKAQTKQGGFILFTGILEIMPDGYGFLRAVDANISDSSNDAYVSNSQIRKFALRVGDIVTGQVREPKDQEKYYALLKIEALNYMPLIEAKERPLFDNLTPLFPTEKLRLEYDPMKLTGRVLDLFTPLGKGQRGLIVAPPRSGKTELMKELAHGIARNHPESHLMVLLVDERPEEVTDMQRCVKGEVFSSTFDLPAMNHVRVAELVIEKAKRLVEMGKDVIILLDSITRLARAYNTVTPPSGKVLTGGVDANALHKPKRFFGAARNIEHGGSLTIIATALIDTGSRMDEVIFEEFKGTGNSEIVLDRNISDRRIYPAINVLKSGTRKEELLQKSDELQKIWAIRSAIATMDDVEALKFLYAKMLKTKDNKELLSILNES